The Stomoxys calcitrans chromosome 3, idStoCalc2.1, whole genome shotgun sequence genome includes a region encoding these proteins:
- the LOC131995787 gene encoding histone H3: MARTKQTARKSTGGKAPRKQLATKAARKSAPATGGVKKPHRFRPGTVALREIRRYQKSTELLIRKLPFQRLVREIAQDFKTDLRFQSSAVMALQEASEAYLVGLFEDTNLCAIHAKRVTIMPKDIQLARRIRGERA; the protein is encoded by the coding sequence atggctcgtactaagcaaactgcccgtaaatctactggtggcaaagcccctcgtaagcaattggctaccaaagctgctcgtaagagcgcaccagccaccggtggtgttaagaagccacatcgtttccgccctggtaccgttgctttgcgtgaaatccgtcgctaccagaagagtactgagttgttgatccgcaaattgcctttccaacgtttggttcgtgaaattgcccaagatttcaagactgacttgcgtttccagagctctgctgtcatggccttgcaagaagctagcgaagcctacttggtcggtctcttcgaagataccaacttgtgtgccatccatgccaagcgtgtcaccatcatgcccaaggatatccaattggccagacgtattcgtggagaacgtgcttaa